In Candidatus Bathyarchaeota archaeon, a single window of DNA contains:
- a CDS encoding 2-oxoacid:acceptor oxidoreductase family protein, whose product MLTEIRWHGRAGQGIITASRLLAYAAILEDKHAQAFPEFGPERIGAPISGFTRISDQPIEIHSKIYQPDVVVVLDPTVMKMVNVTEGLKEKGKLLVNSKERPRELSSRLGIDSMEVYTLNATRISIDVLGDARALNTIMLGALIGATSLVSLDSVIKALGERFKGSILEKNVQLLRRGFSEVRNQ is encoded by the coding sequence ATGTTAACTGAGATCAGATGGCATGGAAGGGCAGGGCAGGGTATAATAACCGCCAGCAGACTATTAGCTTACGCTGCGATCCTAGAGGATAAGCATGCCCAGGCGTTCCCCGAGTTCGGCCCTGAAAGGATAGGAGCACCGATATCGGGTTTTACGAGGATATCGGATCAGCCGATAGAGATACACAGCAAAATATATCAGCCGGACGTAGTGGTGGTCCTAGACCCGACGGTGATGAAGATGGTGAATGTAACCGAAGGCCTCAAGGAAAAGGGTAAGCTCCTAGTCAACTCCAAGGAGAGGCCTCGGGAGCTCTCGTCGAGGCTGGGTATAGACAGCATGGAGGTTTACACGCTAAACGCTACCAGGATCTCCATAGACGTTCTAGGGGATGCCAGAGCCCTAAATACGATAATGCTGGGAGCCTTGATAGGAGCTACAAGCCTAGTATCATTAGACTCGGTGATCAAGGCTTTAGGGGAAAGGTTCAAAGGCTCCATACTCGAGAAGAACGTACAACTCCTGAGGAGAGGGTTCTCGGAGGTACGGAACCAATGA
- the hypE gene encoding hydrogenase expression/formation protein HypE, with protein MRSLEDRVRLVHGAGGLFMQEFIDRFILSFFKGGSFEVPLEALDDSAVVEGVVFTSDSHTVKPLFFPGGDIGSLAVAGTVNDLAVLGARPVALSCALLIEEGFPFSDLERILSSMRDTCRMAGVHIATGDTKVLEKGALEGLIVNTSGIGFRSPFLDGNLRVVEESRGVRVGGRWLLDSNLRPGDKLIVSGTIGDHGMALMAYREGYGFGAKLESDIKPLNKVVEELLKIGGIVAMKDPTRGGLAAALNEWSRKSGVGLELEEASIPVKEGVRAACEMLGIDPLEVGNEGKLLIAVVPGKAEEILEELRSTPEGRDAALIGEAVNTFEGVVLRTEVGGRRLVPPPIGDPIPRIC; from the coding sequence ATGCGCTCTTTGGAGGATAGGGTTAGGCTTGTTCACGGCGCCGGCGGCTTGTTCATGCAGGAGTTCATCGACAGGTTTATCCTGAGCTTCTTTAAGGGGGGGAGCTTCGAGGTTCCATTGGAGGCCTTGGACGATTCAGCCGTTGTCGAGGGGGTGGTCTTCACCTCCGACTCCCACACGGTGAAGCCCCTGTTCTTTCCAGGGGGCGACATCGGTAGTTTAGCTGTGGCCGGGACTGTCAACGACCTAGCCGTCTTGGGGGCTAGGCCTGTGGCTTTATCATGTGCACTGTTGATCGAGGAGGGCTTTCCGTTCTCAGATCTTGAGAGGATCCTTTCGAGTATGAGGGATACCTGCAGGATGGCTGGAGTCCACATAGCCACAGGGGACACTAAAGTCTTAGAGAAGGGTGCCTTAGAGGGCCTCATAGTGAATACTTCAGGCATAGGCTTCAGGAGCCCGTTTCTGGATGGGAACCTCAGGGTCGTAGAGGAGTCTAGGGGTGTCAGGGTTGGGGGGAGGTGGCTCCTAGACTCCAATCTGAGGCCAGGGGATAAATTGATAGTCTCAGGGACTATAGGGGATCACGGGATGGCCCTCATGGCTTACAGGGAGGGCTACGGGTTCGGAGCCAAGCTTGAATCGGACATCAAACCTTTAAACAAGGTCGTGGAGGAGCTCCTAAAAATAGGGGGGATCGTAGCCATGAAGGATCCTACCAGGGGCGGCCTCGCCGCGGCCCTGAACGAGTGGAGTAGGAAATCCGGGGTGGGCTTGGAATTAGAGGAGGCCTCCATACCCGTCAAGGAGGGTGTTAGGGCCGCCTGCGAAATGCTGGGGATAGATCCCTTAGAGGTGGGGAATGAGGGAAAGCTCCTGATAGCCGTGGTTCCCGGGAAGGCCGAGGAGATCCTGGAGGAGTTGAGGTCTACCCCTGAAGGACGGGACGCAGCCTTGATAGGTGAGGCTGTGAATACCTTCGAGGGCGTGGTCTTGAGGACTGAGGTGGGGGGTAGAAGGCTGGTCCCCCCTCCCATAGGGGACCCCATACCCAGGATATGCTGA
- a CDS encoding aldehyde ferredoxin oxidoreductase family protein yields MYGWGGRILKVDLSRSKSIVERLDGVDALNFIGGRGLAVKLLWDNLPPGVDPLSPENILVFSVGPLTGLPIPSSGKLVVAAKSPLTLGYGDGSIGSNAAVQLRRTGFDAVMVKGKAERPCILLVEEGGAEILDAEGVWGLETSRVEEKLKEEHGGDAGVLSIGPAGERLIRYANVVSQGGRAGGRPGIGAVMGSKMLKAVVVKGGGSPKLSDPEALKRLGSEAYKEILDKPNYRFWMRQGTMATIAWSQSHGVLPSFNFREGVFEGADGIGGDFMESIKISQRGCPNCNMICGNIVRDSAGMEVELDYENVAMLGSNIGLGDLRKVAYLNRLADGYGLDTISLGNAVGFAMESSEKGVIEEEVEWGDFQAVESLIDDIVEKRGIGSVLGLGVRKASEIIGSESWTWAMHVKGLEVSAYDCHSTPGMALAYGTSPIGAHHKDAWVIAWEVTQGGEGYGEEKVDKVIELQRIRGGLFESLTTCRLPWVEVELSLDWYPRFFESATGVRLSLEGMYTVSDRIYSLIRAFWVRELAQGWSHKLDIPPPRWFRDPPSKGPTRDSKLDYQRYLEMLQLYYRKRGWDTEGIPTKATLTRLGLEYAASS; encoded by the coding sequence ATGTATGGGTGGGGTGGAAGGATCTTAAAGGTGGACTTGTCGAGGTCTAAATCCATCGTGGAGAGGCTTGACGGGGTGGATGCCTTAAACTTCATAGGTGGGAGGGGTCTAGCCGTCAAACTCCTATGGGATAACCTGCCTCCAGGGGTTGATCCTCTCTCGCCTGAGAACATACTCGTCTTCTCGGTTGGCCCACTGACGGGACTACCTATTCCGAGTAGTGGGAAGCTGGTGGTCGCCGCCAAGAGCCCCCTAACCCTAGGCTATGGGGATGGCAGTATAGGATCAAATGCAGCCGTTCAATTGAGGAGGACCGGCTTCGACGCCGTCATGGTTAAGGGTAAGGCTGAGAGGCCCTGCATACTCCTCGTAGAGGAAGGGGGGGCTGAGATACTCGACGCTGAGGGGGTTTGGGGTCTCGAGACCTCCAGGGTGGAGGAGAAGCTTAAGGAGGAGCATGGGGGGGATGCGGGTGTCCTATCCATAGGACCCGCTGGCGAGCGTTTAATCAGGTACGCCAACGTCGTCTCCCAGGGCGGCAGGGCTGGTGGTAGACCTGGAATAGGCGCCGTCATGGGCTCCAAGATGTTGAAGGCGGTGGTCGTCAAAGGGGGTGGCTCGCCCAAGCTCTCGGATCCGGAGGCCTTGAAGCGTTTGGGATCCGAAGCCTACAAGGAGATACTGGACAAGCCCAACTACAGGTTCTGGATGAGGCAGGGCACCATGGCCACCATAGCGTGGAGCCAAAGCCACGGGGTTCTACCCTCCTTCAACTTCAGGGAGGGCGTCTTCGAAGGGGCCGACGGGATAGGGGGCGACTTCATGGAATCCATTAAGATCTCCCAGAGGGGCTGCCCCAACTGCAATATGATCTGCGGGAACATAGTTAGGGATTCCGCGGGCATGGAGGTGGAGCTTGACTACGAGAACGTCGCCATGCTGGGCTCCAATATAGGATTAGGCGACCTCAGGAAAGTAGCCTACTTGAACAGGCTCGCCGATGGATACGGTCTGGACACCATATCTCTAGGAAACGCGGTAGGATTCGCCATGGAATCCTCCGAGAAAGGAGTTATAGAGGAGGAGGTGGAGTGGGGTGACTTCCAGGCGGTAGAGAGCCTAATAGACGACATAGTGGAGAAGAGGGGGATCGGATCCGTATTGGGGTTGGGGGTGAGGAAGGCCTCGGAGATCATAGGATCTGAAAGCTGGACTTGGGCGATGCATGTGAAGGGCTTAGAGGTCTCCGCCTACGACTGCCATTCCACACCTGGAATGGCACTGGCGTACGGGACCTCCCCGATAGGCGCCCACCATAAAGACGCGTGGGTCATAGCCTGGGAGGTAACACAGGGCGGGGAAGGCTACGGCGAAGAGAAGGTAGATAAGGTCATCGAACTGCAGAGGATCAGGGGCGGGCTATTCGAGTCCCTGACGACCTGCCGCCTCCCATGGGTCGAGGTGGAGCTGAGCCTCGACTGGTATCCGAGGTTCTTTGAATCCGCAACTGGGGTGCGGCTCAGCCTGGAAGGGATGTACACGGTCTCGGATAGGATATACTCCCTGATAAGGGCCTTCTGGGTAAGGGAGCTGGCCCAGGGCTGGAGCCATAAACTCGATATACCGCCCCCGAGGTGGTTCAGGGATCCCCCCTCAAAAGGCCCGACCAGGGACTCTAAGCTGGACTATCAGAGATACCTAGAGATGCTTCAACTCTACTATAGGAAGAGGGGATGGGACACGGAGGGCATACCCACAAAGGCAACCCTGACGAGGCTGGGCCTCGAATACGCAGCCTCCTCCTAG
- the amrS gene encoding AmmeMemoRadiSam system radical SAM enzyme, whose amino-acid sequence MLNSPTVREALLYEVEGEGMVRCLLCGRGCVIPDGGEGFCGTRRNVNGRLYTMVYGDVSSISANPIEKKPFYHFWPGSLALTVGSWSCNFTCPWCQNWEISKVKPDPCNPNFISVKEFMELMGRMGCNGTSMSFNEPTLLFEYSLDLFREASKKGYYNTFVSNGYMSEGALRMLASAGLDAINIDVKGDGVAVEKFCGADLEIVWRNIGLAKRLGLHVEVVTLVIPGVNSSPETLKEIAIRLLAEAGPDTPIHFTRFHPSYRMTDRPSTDIKLLEGAREIAVREGVNYAYVGNVPGHPYENTYCPKCGGLLLARLGFSLIGSKVLDGRFCASCGEEIPIKGKIRLKRPIP is encoded by the coding sequence ATGTTGAATTCACCTACAGTTAGAGAAGCCCTCCTCTACGAGGTTGAGGGGGAGGGAATGGTTCGATGCCTGCTGTGCGGGAGGGGGTGCGTGATCCCCGATGGAGGAGAGGGCTTCTGCGGTACGAGGCGTAACGTGAATGGGAGGCTTTACACGATGGTTTATGGGGATGTCTCCTCTATTTCGGCTAATCCCATCGAAAAGAAGCCTTTCTACCATTTCTGGCCTGGAAGCCTCGCCCTCACAGTTGGGAGTTGGAGTTGCAACTTCACCTGCCCCTGGTGTCAGAACTGGGAGATCTCCAAGGTTAAGCCTGATCCCTGCAATCCGAACTTCATCTCGGTTAAGGAGTTCATGGAGCTTATGGGCAGGATGGGATGCAACGGCACATCAATGTCCTTTAATGAGCCCACCCTCCTCTTCGAGTACAGCCTAGATCTGTTCAGGGAGGCTTCCAAGAAAGGATACTACAATACCTTCGTTTCAAACGGTTATATGTCCGAGGGAGCCCTGAGGATGCTGGCCAGCGCGGGTTTAGACGCGATAAACATCGATGTGAAGGGAGATGGAGTGGCTGTGGAGAAGTTCTGCGGCGCCGATCTAGAAATTGTGTGGAGGAATATAGGTTTAGCCAAGAGGCTCGGCCTCCACGTGGAGGTGGTCACCCTGGTCATACCCGGAGTAAATAGCAGCCCTGAGACGCTGAAGGAGATAGCTATAAGGCTGTTGGCTGAGGCGGGACCTGACACCCCGATACATTTCACGAGGTTCCATCCAAGCTACAGGATGACCGATAGACCCAGCACGGACATTAAACTCCTGGAGGGGGCCCGGGAGATCGCTGTAAGGGAAGGCGTGAACTACGCTTACGTCGGGAACGTCCCCGGCCACCCCTACGAGAATACTTATTGCCCTAAATGTGGGGGACTGCTGCTGGCTAGACTAGGCTTCTCCCTCATCGGATCTAAAGTTTTAGATGGTCGTTTTTGCGCTTCGTGCGGGGAAGAAATACCGATCAAAGGAAAGATAAGGCTTAAAAGGCCGATCCCATGA
- a CDS encoding thiolase domain-containing protein: MAEPLATIVSTGISYFGRRDGVYARELFREAAEEAFNNCPNLDPGRDLKAIFVGQMSDLFEHQGHVGAMISDWLALSEIPALRTEAACASSGAALRCGIMAVASRLCDVVLVGGVEKMTHIPTPKAVEALATAADYPMEQWNGVTFPGLYALMATAHMNRYGTTEEQLAMIAVKNHRNGAKNPKAHLRKEVALDDVLNSRMVAWPLKLYDCSLITDGASCAILTRPELARKYTDTPIHITASAQSHDTLNLADREELTTLKAARKAARQAYEMAKIRPGDVDVAEVHDCFTIAELMAYEDLGFCKPGLGGKLIQEGVTEIGGGIPVNPSGGLKSKGHPVGATGVAQVHEIFLQLRGEAGQRQVAGAEIGLTHNVGGSGATAIIHILRRGD, translated from the coding sequence TTGGCTGAACCGTTAGCTACGATAGTGTCCACGGGGATCTCATATTTCGGGAGGAGGGATGGAGTCTACGCCAGGGAGTTGTTCAGGGAGGCCGCTGAAGAGGCCTTCAACAACTGTCCAAACCTGGATCCTGGAAGGGATCTCAAAGCCATCTTCGTAGGTCAGATGAGCGACCTCTTTGAGCATCAAGGCCACGTTGGGGCTATGATATCGGATTGGCTGGCCTTAAGCGAGATCCCGGCCCTGAGGACCGAAGCGGCATGTGCATCCTCTGGTGCAGCCCTCAGATGCGGGATAATGGCCGTGGCGTCCCGCCTCTGCGATGTGGTGCTTGTAGGGGGGGTGGAGAAGATGACCCATATACCCACCCCTAAAGCCGTGGAGGCCCTGGCTACAGCCGCTGACTATCCCATGGAGCAGTGGAACGGAGTAACCTTTCCAGGCCTCTACGCGTTAATGGCTACAGCCCATATGAACCGTTATGGAACCACGGAGGAGCAGTTGGCGATGATAGCAGTGAAAAACCATAGGAACGGCGCTAAGAACCCCAAGGCGCATCTAAGGAAGGAGGTGGCCCTCGATGACGTGTTGAACTCGAGGATGGTGGCGTGGCCCTTAAAGCTCTACGACTGCTCCCTCATAACCGATGGGGCCTCGTGCGCCATCCTCACCAGACCGGAGCTCGCGAGGAAGTATACGGACACCCCCATCCATATAACGGCATCAGCCCAGTCCCATGACACCTTAAACCTGGCGGATAGGGAGGAGCTCACAACCTTGAAGGCTGCGAGGAAAGCCGCCCGGCAGGCATATGAGATGGCTAAGATAAGGCCTGGGGATGTGGATGTGGCTGAGGTTCACGACTGCTTCACAATAGCGGAGCTCATGGCCTATGAGGACCTCGGCTTCTGTAAGCCCGGCCTCGGAGGGAAGCTCATCCAAGAAGGCGTGACGGAGATAGGGGGTGGCATACCCGTTAACCCCAGCGGAGGCTTGAAATCTAAAGGCCATCCGGTCGGGGCCACCGGGGTAGCCCAGGTCCACGAGATATTCCTCCAGCTCAGGGGGGAGGCAGGCCAGAGGCAGGTTGCCGGGGCGGAGATAGGCTTAACCCATAACGTAGGGGGGTCAGGGGCGACAGCGATAATCCATATTCTCAGGAGGGGCGACTGA
- a CDS encoding QueT transporter family protein: MRAADRIDAHFISLSAVFAALYVVGVVVLAPISFYVTQVRVADALLPLTIIGGWPAILGVTIGCTVANFFGGLGALDVVGGGLANLAAGYVGWRVGRGRFKGSWLIGSSLQTLIVSAVVGGYLSFLLTVPFKVSFLGVFTGSLISVNGMGYILLKMLGRSRLLMERLDYGKA, translated from the coding sequence TTGAGGGCTGCTGATAGGATCGACGCTCACTTTATCTCTTTATCCGCCGTCTTCGCGGCCCTCTACGTGGTTGGCGTGGTGGTCCTGGCCCCGATAAGTTTCTATGTAACCCAGGTTAGGGTGGCCGATGCCCTACTCCCCCTCACGATAATCGGGGGTTGGCCTGCGATATTAGGCGTGACCATAGGATGCACTGTTGCGAACTTTTTCGGCGGATTGGGCGCGTTGGACGTGGTGGGGGGAGGACTTGCAAACCTGGCTGCGGGCTACGTTGGGTGGAGGGTGGGGCGGGGCAGGTTCAAGGGAAGCTGGCTGATCGGATCCTCCCTCCAGACTCTCATAGTATCAGCCGTAGTCGGAGGCTATCTAAGCTTCCTATTAACGGTTCCCTTCAAAGTATCGTTTCTAGGAGTGTTTACAGGGAGCTTAATATCAGTTAACGGCATGGGATACATACTTCTTAAAATGCTAGGTAGATCTAGGCTTCTGATGGAGCGCTTGGATTACGGGAAGGCCTAA
- a CDS encoding TraB/GumN family protein produces the protein MSLEILDVDYTRYVTVLGTAHFTLRSLREACEAVQELKPTDLAIELDMDRFRILQGLNGSSMVQALKCEFIGAVEAFGNSNADIWLIDMSENEMRMRMGAAPENRHEWYSRIGYPWFRPVDDEYRMWELGLKDEVLKRNVERLENLRRRAPHIWRVLIEERNTIMAARIAWIATQRIDRGEEPKILAVVGAAHVEGIESLLRRPEEIGENLRRYGLKFSPPKLIRKININ, from the coding sequence TTGAGCTTGGAAATCTTAGATGTGGATTATACGAGGTACGTGACGGTGTTGGGGACGGCCCATTTCACCCTACGAAGCCTCAGGGAAGCCTGCGAGGCTGTGCAGGAGCTTAAGCCGACGGATTTAGCTATCGAACTCGACATGGACAGGTTCCGGATCCTCCAGGGTCTGAATGGGTCATCGATGGTTCAGGCCCTGAAGTGCGAGTTCATAGGGGCAGTGGAGGCGTTCGGAAACTCCAACGCTGACATATGGCTCATAGACATGTCGGAGAATGAGATGCGGATGAGGATGGGGGCCGCACCGGAAAACCGGCATGAATGGTATAGCAGAATAGGCTATCCATGGTTCAGGCCTGTGGACGATGAGTATAGGATGTGGGAGCTGGGCTTAAAGGACGAAGTTTTAAAGAGGAACGTGGAGAGGCTGGAGAACCTCAGGAGGAGAGCCCCCCATATATGGCGCGTACTCATAGAGGAGAGAAATACAATCATGGCGGCTAGAATAGCTTGGATAGCCACTCAGAGAATCGACAGGGGTGAGGAGCCTAAAATCCTAGCCGTTGTAGGAGCAGCCCACGTTGAGGGGATCGAATCGCTCCTGAGAAGACCCGAGGAGATAGGTGAGAACCTTAGGAGATATGGCCTGAAGTTTTCGCCCCCGAAGCTCATCAGGAAAATAAACATAAACTAG
- a CDS encoding 4Fe-4S binding protein — protein MSRDELPGWRSIAIGSVIPEPATARKYRTGDWRVFRPVIDLDKCIGCLLCWIYCPDASIQQSDRKVKVDYDYCKGCGICAEECPVKAIAMVEEA, from the coding sequence ATGAGCCGAGATGAACTCCCCGGATGGAGGAGCATAGCGATAGGAAGCGTGATCCCCGAGCCCGCCACGGCTAGGAAGTATAGGACGGGGGACTGGAGGGTCTTCAGGCCAGTCATAGACCTGGATAAATGTATAGGATGCCTCCTCTGCTGGATCTACTGCCCAGACGCATCGATTCAACAGTCGGATAGGAAAGTGAAGGTGGACTACGACTACTGTAAGGGCTGTGGGATATGCGCCGAGGAATGCCCAGTCAAAGCCATAGCCATGGTGGAAGAGGCTTAA
- a CDS encoding Zn-ribbon domain-containing OB-fold protein, whose translation MEEGPSIEGFYRRCSAKTLYLARCGGCKSVYGSPRTICPRCGSRDLAWIPSKGLGRLVTWTIIYVAPPGFQEKAPYAMGVVELEEGGRILSAIENVEPEKLRVGLKLKINYYESRGEGGEWPQWPRYYFEPVDEK comes from the coding sequence ATGGAGGAGGGGCCCTCAATAGAGGGGTTCTACCGGAGATGCTCCGCTAAGACCCTATACCTGGCGAGATGCGGTGGATGTAAGAGCGTCTATGGATCCCCTAGAACCATATGTCCAAGGTGTGGATCTAGGGATCTTGCCTGGATCCCGTCGAAGGGGCTGGGGAGGCTGGTAACATGGACGATCATATACGTGGCTCCGCCCGGGTTCCAGGAAAAGGCTCCATACGCGATGGGCGTAGTGGAGCTTGAAGAGGGGGGTAGGATCCTCTCAGCCATAGAGAACGTGGAGCCCGAAAAGCTGAGGGTGGGATTAAAACTTAAGATAAACTATTATGAATCACGCGGAGAGGGAGGGGAATGGCCCCAATGGCCGAGATACTACTTCGAACCTGTCGATGAGAAATAA
- the cofE gene encoding coenzyme F420-0:L-glutamate ligase, with amino-acid sequence MSSEKKVTIIGLRGLPEIREGDELGRLIAEAALKQGLRIEDGDIVVITHKIVSKAEGRLIPLSEITPSDFAYRIASVHGKDPRYVEAVLREAKRIVRMKGPHLIVENRLGHICANAGLDRSNVDPQMAVMLPVDPDRSAARIREALEEACGAKVGVIITDTWGRPFRNGQVNVAIGVSGLKPLKSYIGKRDRFGNKLRSTVIAVADELASAAELVMGKVDGVPVALIKGYRYAYSPGRGDARMLIREPGKDLFA; translated from the coding sequence ATGAGCTCCGAGAAAAAGGTGACAATAATAGGTCTACGGGGTCTACCTGAGATAAGGGAGGGGGATGAGCTGGGCCGCCTCATAGCGGAGGCCGCTCTAAAGCAGGGTCTAAGGATCGAGGATGGAGACATAGTGGTGATCACCCATAAAATAGTCTCAAAGGCTGAGGGGCGTCTAATCCCGTTATCCGAGATAACCCCATCGGACTTCGCGTACAGGATAGCCTCAGTACACGGCAAGGATCCCAGGTACGTGGAGGCCGTCTTGAGGGAGGCCAAACGTATAGTGAGGATGAAGGGGCCTCACCTCATAGTGGAGAATAGGCTGGGCCACATATGCGCCAATGCAGGCCTGGATCGATCCAACGTGGATCCTCAGATGGCCGTCATGCTCCCCGTAGACCCTGACAGATCTGCCGCCAGGATAAGGGAGGCCTTGGAAGAAGCTTGCGGGGCGAAGGTAGGGGTGATAATCACGGATACTTGGGGTCGCCCGTTCAGGAACGGTCAAGTCAACGTGGCGATAGGGGTTTCAGGGTTGAAACCCCTTAAAAGCTACATTGGTAAACGGGACAGGTTCGGGAACAAGCTTAGATCCACGGTGATAGCCGTGGCCGATGAGCTCGCATCGGCGGCCGAGCTCGTGATGGGGAAGGTGGACGGGGTTCCCGTAGCCTTGATAAAGGGATATAGATACGCGTATTCTCCGGGGAGGGGGGATGCTAGGATGCTCATCAGAGAACCTGGAAAAGATCTCTTCGCTTAG
- a CDS encoding magnesium transporter, translating to MGEALVRHLSLMEQSLLAFTFNIGGILSGLIFAVFFSRLQDPTLLMLLPAILTIRGNINGILSSKLGTLLHTGRILPSLRGNTRDFEALLRSTFVLTFQSTLLIGLIAFAANLALKRIDVAYLPFFILIPTLTGGISVAISEVITSALAIFTFRRGLDPDVLTYPAMSTVNDVMVTAIYFGVSWLMLTWIYSIPFGVITFLAVGAASMAFAVLNWRNEMFKRTVMEATPAILASLSMGVLNGVILAGFRSEIEESPAVLTVYPALMDSLGDIGAITGATTTTKLFLGELEAKASTIKEALKDLIPVESMAFLLHIVYAAVGFLLSKGAGLTVSFTKLIGITLASNLMAFPAIFAIAYLIAIMTFKKGLDPDNFVIPLETSMADSLATLSVSILTRLFT from the coding sequence ATGGGAGAGGCGTTAGTGAGGCATCTATCCCTGATGGAGCAGAGCCTCCTCGCATTTACATTCAATATTGGGGGGATCCTATCCGGCCTGATCTTCGCCGTATTCTTCTCGAGACTCCAGGACCCAACCCTCCTAATGCTGCTGCCAGCCATCCTCACCATAAGAGGGAACATAAACGGCATCTTATCCAGTAAGCTGGGCACCCTCCTCCACACGGGGAGGATCCTGCCTTCACTAAGGGGGAACACAAGGGATTTTGAGGCGTTGCTCCGATCCACCTTCGTCCTCACGTTTCAGAGCACCCTCCTCATAGGCTTAATAGCATTCGCGGCTAACCTCGCCTTGAAGAGGATAGATGTCGCCTACCTTCCATTCTTCATATTGATACCCACCCTAACGGGCGGGATATCCGTCGCGATCTCGGAGGTTATAACCTCAGCCCTAGCCATATTCACTTTCAGGAGGGGTTTGGACCCCGATGTGCTAACGTACCCCGCGATGTCGACAGTGAACGATGTAATGGTTACAGCCATATACTTCGGGGTCTCATGGCTGATGTTGACATGGATCTATTCCATACCCTTCGGCGTGATAACGTTCCTGGCGGTGGGGGCGGCCTCCATGGCCTTCGCTGTTTTAAACTGGAGGAACGAGATGTTCAAGAGGACTGTCATGGAGGCTACGCCCGCTATACTCGCATCCCTATCCATGGGGGTCCTAAATGGTGTAATACTGGCCGGATTTAGATCCGAGATAGAGGAGAGCCCGGCGGTTTTGACGGTCTACCCGGCCCTAATGGACTCCTTGGGGGACATAGGGGCTATAACGGGGGCGACGACCACCACCAAGCTCTTTCTGGGGGAGCTGGAGGCTAAAGCCTCTACGATTAAAGAGGCATTGAAGGATTTAATACCGGTTGAGAGCATGGCCTTCCTACTCCACATAGTTTACGCGGCGGTAGGCTTCCTCCTATCGAAGGGGGCTGGCCTAACGGTGTCCTTCACGAAGCTTATAGGGATAACCCTGGCCTCGAACCTCATGGCATTCCCAGCCATATTCGCTATAGCTTATCTCATCGCGATAATGACCTTTAAAAAGGGTTTAGACCCGGATAATTTTGTGATCCCCTTGGAGACCTCCATGGCTGACTCATTGGCCACGCTCTCAGTCTCGATCCTGACGAGGCTCTTCACATAA
- a CDS encoding DUF72 domain-containing protein, with the protein MIRVKVGCCGFPEPIRRYAQDFSLTEVQKTFYKPPREETLERWRSLAPQDFEFTVKAWQAITHPYGSPTWRKAKLRIPNPERYGSLKPTRENIDAWGLIRRSCEALNADICVIQTPPSFTPSDENVENMRRFLSIIDRGPLKIAWEPRGEWSSRPELVTELCKGLKLIHVVDLLRRSPLHYSPTAYIRLHGLGGREVNYAYKYEEEDLKLLASKLNELADKGMDECYILFNNRYMMEDALRFKGLLSKRRDLFQVL; encoded by the coding sequence TTGATCAGGGTTAAAGTGGGATGCTGCGGATTCCCGGAGCCGATTAGGAGGTATGCCCAGGATTTCTCCTTAACCGAGGTGCAGAAGACCTTCTATAAACCTCCCAGAGAGGAGACCTTAGAGAGGTGGCGGAGCCTAGCCCCTCAAGATTTCGAGTTCACGGTGAAAGCTTGGCAGGCAATAACCCATCCATATGGGAGCCCGACTTGGAGAAAGGCTAAGCTCAGGATCCCAAATCCTGAAAGATACGGTTCGCTGAAGCCTACGAGGGAGAACATCGACGCCTGGGGCCTCATCCGAAGATCATGCGAGGCTTTAAACGCTGATATCTGCGTGATCCAGACGCCGCCCAGCTTCACCCCGAGCGACGAGAACGTGGAGAACATGAGGCGTTTCCTATCCATCATAGATAGGGGCCCCCTTAAGATAGCTTGGGAGCCGAGGGGCGAATGGAGTTCGAGGCCGGAGCTAGTAACGGAATTATGCAAGGGCTTGAAGCTCATCCATGTAGTCGACCTGCTGAGGAGGAGCCCCCTCCACTACTCGCCCACAGCTTATATAAGGCTTCACGGGCTGGGGGGCAGGGAGGTCAACTACGCGTATAAATACGAGGAAGAAGACCTGAAGCTCCTTGCATCCAAGTTGAACGAGCTCGCCGATAAGGGTATGGATGAGTGCTACATACTCTTCAATAACCGGTACATGATGGAGGATGCGTTAAGGTTTAAGGGCCTGCTCTCTAAGCGAAGAGATCTTTTCCAGGTTCTCTGA